One genomic segment of Sphingobacteriaceae bacterium includes these proteins:
- the ilvB gene encoding biosynthetic-type acetolactate synthase large subunit, translated as MDTVLKQHPVMASQPDVDENLTGAQAVVRVLKEQGVEVVYGIPGGAVLPLYDALHGVTDFTHVLVRHEQAAALAADGYARITGKPGVCIATSGPGATNLVTGLANAYMDSIPVVAITGNVPRSVMGTDAFQETDCFGVTLPVTKHNYVVMDPMDLPYILREAFALAVAGRPGPVLVDIPRDVLQSIVPAEAWQRRPRVEVKLQEPDLDLIAEAARQIAQAARPVLYAGGGVITANAHEALVALAEAANLPTTTTLMALGAMPGDHPLFMGMPGMHGTYTANQALTQTDCLIAVGARFDDRVTGRVADFAPNATVIHIDADASEHGKVKETLIPIVADARLGLEALVKAMAEVTVVPHDEWLDQIKAWQAEHPYRYDKDSEQILPQMVIEELEKATKGDAVVVTGVGQHQMWAAMFYKYKRPRQLLTSGGLGTMGYCMPAGIGAQMANPDSQVICIDGDASFQMNVQELIVVAEQNLPLKMFILNNKAHGMVRQWQTLFYGGRISASVFDGQPDFVKLSEAYGVRGMRVTKPEELPGAIQEALAHPGPIVVDIIVKQSENVLPIVPPGAALKEMITGS; from the coding sequence ATGGATACCGTGCTCAAGCAGCATCCGGTGATGGCGTCGCAGCCGGACGTTGATGAAAACTTGACTGGTGCCCAAGCAGTTGTGAGAGTCCTGAAGGAACAGGGCGTGGAGGTGGTGTACGGCATTCCGGGAGGTGCCGTGCTGCCCCTGTACGACGCCCTCCACGGGGTGACGGATTTCACCCACGTGCTGGTGCGCCACGAGCAGGCGGCGGCCCTGGCGGCCGACGGGTACGCCCGCATCACCGGCAAGCCCGGCGTCTGCATCGCCACCTCGGGGCCCGGCGCCACCAACCTGGTGACCGGCCTGGCCAACGCCTACATGGACTCCATTCCCGTGGTGGCCATCACCGGCAACGTGCCCCGCTCCGTCATGGGCACCGACGCCTTCCAGGAGACCGACTGCTTCGGCGTCACCCTGCCCGTGACGAAGCACAACTACGTGGTCATGGATCCCATGGACCTGCCCTACATCCTGCGGGAGGCCTTCGCCCTGGCGGTGGCCGGGCGTCCCGGGCCGGTGCTGGTGGACATCCCCCGGGATGTGCTCCAGTCCATCGTCCCCGCCGAGGCCTGGCAGCGGCGTCCCCGGGTGGAGGTTAAGCTCCAGGAGCCCGATCTTGACCTCATTGCCGAAGCCGCCCGGCAGATCGCCCAGGCGGCCCGGCCGGTGCTGTACGCCGGCGGCGGCGTCATCACCGCCAACGCCCATGAGGCCCTGGTGGCTCTGGCCGAGGCAGCCAACCTGCCCACCACCACCACCTTGATGGCCCTGGGCGCCATGCCCGGCGACCACCCGCTGTTCATGGGCATGCCCGGCATGCACGGGACTTACACGGCCAACCAGGCCCTTACCCAGACCGACTGCCTCATCGCCGTCGGCGCCCGGTTTGACGATCGGGTCACGGGCCGGGTGGCCGATTTCGCCCCCAACGCCACAGTCATCCACATCGACGCCGACGCGTCGGAGCACGGCAAGGTGAAGGAGACCCTCATCCCCATCGTGGCCGACGCCCGGCTCGGGCTGGAGGCTCTGGTCAAGGCCATGGCCGAAGTCACCGTGGTGCCCCACGATGAGTGGCTGGACCAGATCAAGGCGTGGCAGGCGGAGCATCCGTACAGGTACGACAAGGATAGCGAGCAGATCCTGCCCCAGATGGTCATCGAGGAGCTGGAGAAGGCCACCAAGGGCGATGCCGTGGTGGTCACCGGTGTCGGCCAGCACCAGATGTGGGCGGCCATGTTCTACAAGTACAAGCGGCCGCGCCAGCTGCTGACGTCGGGCGGCCTGGGCACCATGGGCTACTGCATGCCCGCCGGCATCGGCGCCCAGATGGCCAATCCCGACTCCCAGGTCATTTGCATCGACGGCGACGCCAGCTTCCAGATGAACGTGCAGGAACTCATCGTGGTGGCTGAGCAGAATCTGCCGCTGAAGATGTTCATCCTCAACAACAAGGCCCACGGCATGGTGCGCCAGTGGCAGACCCTGTTCTATGGCGGCCGCATTTCGGCCAGCGTGTTCGACGGGCAGCCCGACTTCGTCAAGCTGTCCGAAGCCTACGGCGTGCGGGGCATGCGGGTCACCAAGCCCGAAGAACTGCCCGGCGCCATCCAGGAGGCCTTGGCCCACCCCGGCCCCATTGTGGTGGACATCATCGTCAAGCAGAGCGAGAACGTGCTGCCCATCGTCCCGCCGGGGGCTGCTCTGAAAGAGATGATCACGGGAAGCTGA